Part of the Ornithodoros turicata isolate Travis chromosome 6, ASM3712646v1, whole genome shotgun sequence genome, GGGAATTGTTTCCAGACCTCAGGCATTTGGAGAAACAAGACTAAATTATTGCCGTTACATAAAGTGGTCAGCCGTGTTTTGTGACAGTAGTGTCTTAAGCGAGAGTCGGCTAGTTGTCTTTACAAAGTATTCCACAGGTTATGTGTGGCCGAAACTGTTAACTTCTGATGCAGTAAAGCTTTGTAGCACCCGAACCAGCCTCACTACAGACAGGCTTTACTGTATGATAAATATAATTGGCCAGAAATTGTGGCTTCTAAGCTCGGCAGAACAGATGCTGTTGTCAGTGGGATCACAGCTGCAAAGCCTACGGCTATAAAATTTGATTATAAATCACGGGCTGCAAATTTAGTTGAAATAGTTTGCATGGTAAATCTGAGCATCATAAGAAAGCACGTGACAGTGATTTGGGTACAGATTGTCCCGTTAGGCACGAAGAATTATATCGCTGATAGAAATATCACAATTCCTTGAACCACCAGCACCCTTACATCAGTAAATTGCTTACATACTTTTCATAGGTGACAAGAGGAGTGAAGGAAGCTCTGCAGAGCCACCTCTAGATTTAGGCTTCCCGGATGATGAGGAAGGCCCCCAAGATGCGCTTTCCCCCAACCCTAACCCCGGGGCTGCTGCAGCTGCGGCCGCAGGTGCCGGAGGATACGAGATTCCTGCGCGGCTGCGGACGTTGCACAATCTAGTGATCCAGTACGCGTCGCAGGGTCGCTACGAAGTGGCCGTGCCGCTGTGCAAGCAAGCACTCGAGGACCTGGAGAAAACTAGCGGACACGACCATCCTGACGTCGCCACCATGCTCAATATTCTCGCCCTTGTCTATAGGTCAGTCTACCTTGCTTACGATGGGACTGTGCTTTATGTGGTGTAGGCTGTTAGCATCACACAAATATCAAGAATTGACATTTGGGGTCCGAAAGTTTCTGCTGTTACATAATTGGAAAACGTTGCACAACAGCTATCGTTTGCAAATGCAAATTTGCACAAGGTTGTTGCACCACTGGCAGTTTAGTACTGTAAATAATGTTAAATGGTGCGGGGTGATTTGCTCAGTCATGGGAGAGGTGAGTTCAAATCAAATTCAGGTACCAAAAAAATGCATTTGGATAAAGGTGTGCGAATATAGGAATTTTCGACTACGAATTGAATACGATTACTAGAGCTGGGTGAATATTCGAACTTCAGAATACAAATCAAATAGTTTTCGAATAGTTCTCCAATAGTTCTGGAATATACCGCAGTACCTCTGTGACTCCATTGGCCCGCTTTGGCCTGATCGCCATCGCCATCATCCTCTTCGTGAGATTGTGCGTGCGTTTGATATTAGTCTTGCATTGCTGCTGCAGCAGTGTGGTTCAGATGGAGGACGAGGGTATGCCTGATGAGCCACCGGCAAAAAGGAGAACCGCCATATGGAAGTACTTTGGCTACTCCAAAACCGCCGGAACACGTAAAACGTGTGGTGCGCACGCTGACGGGTTCAACGTCTGTTCTCATTAACCATTTGAAGCGGCATAGATTGGCTTTCAATGTTTATGGGAAGCCGAAGGAAAAGTGCAAAGACACAAATCGGCGAAAGATAACTGGCACGATGCAGCCCTATGATCGACTGCCCGCGCGAAGGAAACAGGTTCTGGGCGCTAAAGTTGTGCGAATGGTTGCTGGTAAGGTTgctggaatggaattggtaaGCTGGACTTACAGCCATTCAGTGTAGTAGATGACCGGGGATTCCGTTATCTAATGGCTGAAGCTGCCCCAGGATACGCACTGCCTTCAAAAAGAACCCTAACGCTGGTTGCGATACGGAGGCTTTACAGCGACATGACAACTTGTGCTCGTGATACGTTCCTATCTAAGTCCACAAGCACAGTTCTGCTACACATATGTGATTGTGTATTTCCACTACGTGTTATTGTACTCCGTAAcgtataattagggcctgacttttttgggttatattttccagcaaaatcgggggtaaatatcgggttatattttgcttcaataatttggGCGTAATCGGGTTGAACTGAGCCTGATTCGACCCAATTCTGGTTGTATCAGATTGGATCTGGCGTAAATCTTTGGTTTACTCGGCATAATACACgacacaccagtagacacagaGTATCAATATTTAGTCCATGCATCCAAGAGACAGCAGTGtatctgttttgacagtttgtatgagcatatttatgcatttccaacacagtttccaaagttctgtgttagttgtgatgacttcggatccccctggtccagcagttttTGGGGAAATACCTGGTTCAACCCTGTTTTTTTCTGATTTCAATCgggaggtaaatatcgggcataaTCGGGTGTATagccctaaaaagtcaggccctacttataatTTACATTGCAGCTCCCAGTAAACATATTCATAGCTTCTAGAACTGTGTTTAGTAATAGAGGGAAATATTCATACTAGTATAGTTTGTAAGCTGATGTAGTTTCGAAACTGGAGGATACACATTGCTGCGGAATGCATTGGATCCTCACACTCCCGCTGTCAACATAATTTATCCTGGCAACATGATGCACATGTCAAAGCCTGAAGTAGAGGAGCctgttttttactttttttgtgtATACAGTCGATGacagatttttcggacatgctcgattatttgGACTTGTTCACGAAACGGCCATGGGccccatagagttgatgtataagaacgtctaAAATTTTGGACACCGTACAGCCCtttcgctcgatatttcgggcTCAGTTTGCCCAACCAGCAAAtctctctcttggggtgacggaaaatattggtatcatctgaaattTGTATCAAAAAAAGAattcaaccaactaaaatattgaggcaagaaaatagacaatGATTCTTCATTTTcgattcctctgagtagaaaaGGTCTGTTGTAACGCTTTTGAGTCTTCATTTTTGACCAACGGCATGGTTCAAAAGGCACAGCActgctgtccgcccgcgagtctCGCGACAgtgctgtaaagcgagcttcacctaaaacacGCAAGCGTTAGGCGAAgtcgacttgcggaatggtggtGATGGCGGTGCCTCCGTGAGTGAACAGTGACAAAATGTGGTGTTCGGAAATgttgatgttatcaggcagagctggaaatCTGTTGACTTTGAAGCGAAATtagttttttcggactgctctaTTATTCAGACTTTTGTGTGATCCTCGCTTTTGTgtgagtccgaaaaatcggacggctgTATTCTGACAGAAAGGTCAAGCTACGGCCAAAAACAGTAGCTGTTTGCTGATGGACATACTGTGACAAGAATTAGCTATTCGAAATATTCAAACTGTCATTAACAACTATTCGATTCAATTCGCAATGGCAAAAAATATTCGAAATGTATTCGCAGTGTGCCTGAAATATTCGTATATTCGAAATATTCGATTCGCAttgaaaattttgctattcgctcAGCTCTTGACGAATACCTGCAAAATTGCCGTCCGTATATCGAATACAATTTCGAATATCACATCATAGGATAAAGGTTTCTAAGAATGACAATTAAGCCCTGGTAAACTAACATGGTCACAGTTTTGTGCTGCTGATTCTTATAAAAATGCCCCaggacgtgcacttgaaaaggGGATAATGAGGAGTAGTGTATGTATTGATGCATTGGCTTAACACAAGGCATACATGCTTATTTGCATTGTTATTATGCATTGTTGTCAAATTATTTTTCAATAAAACAATGTGTTGTTCTCATGAGACAAACTGAAAGCTGTAGAAACAACTTGCACTTCAAAAATCCTTCATGGGCACTGAAAACCTGCATTGGCATTGTAAAGTGCTGGGGAAACAgacagacagaatggaagtaaagaaagagcaatgacatgttcagaatgttcaaaaatttccattgcgaatagtttacgaatatttcacttacactgtgaatcgaatccgaataatttcttcagaaGGCAAATCGAATTCGAATAATCGGAAAAGGCCCAATTCGAATCATTTCCAATACCTCACGGTGAAATATTTTGCGGTGTTGTGCTCATTAGCtgttctgctccaaacatgtGAACATAACACATAACAGCGtaacatatcgtgagagaagggtccctctgtgttgtgcATGATAGACTGCATTAGGCCACGGTTTCAATTTGGTGTACTTTTGATACCTATGTTTGATAATAACGAGTCATTACATTGCAAATAATTAATTGACACACCAGGGACCAGAACAAGTACAAGGAGGCGGCAAATCTACTGAATGATGCCCTGGAGATCCGTGAGAAGACGTTGGGAGAGAGTCACCCGGCCGTGGCGGCCACCCTCAACAATCTGGCCGTCCTCTACGGAAAGCGGGGCAAATACAGAGATGCCGAGCCCCTCTGCAAGCGGGCCCTCGATATCCGCGAGCGAGTGCTTGGAAGGGACCATCCTGACGTTGCCAAGCAGCTCAACAATCTTGCGCTCCTCTGCCAAAACCAGGGGAAATACGAAGAGGTTGGCCATCTTGATTCTAGTCTAGTTGCGTtcttaaaggggctatgaactctaccaagctagcccgccgactgtgtcttctccaaacggcgattttaacttgttggctgtgacaccttttgtatagatgaatctgataggtgaatgaatcttcaccacatatagcacgctgctagccaaccatcatccccaatgacaatgttctcgctcctgatttgttgataacagGAGGCGGAGCTTATTATGTACCCGTTGTGTAcggcattatggctacaaaataggcctcccgttttcaacaaatcagggacgagaacattgtcattcgggatggtggatggctaggagcgtgctatgtggtgaagttcatttttaagactgtagaGCAGAACGTTAGGTGTTGCAGAACGTTAGGTGTGTTAGGTGTGAActattgggtgctacaattcttcaaatgacgtaacaatggatagaggtatctggatggcggtacgtctactcgccTGTATCCAAAAGAGAAAGTACGTtattgtattaacgctgcacacgttatgaaggagaagtactgaacaataaattgtagaTAGAATTatgaagcgtagaagaacaatattacacctattacgcCCGTGTAACTACCTGCAGAtcggagttcttacctcctttaagcaTTTATGaattttattgatttttttttgctctcaAGGCTGTAGTAAACTACGGCATTAAAGAATGGGTGAGCATTTCagttgaacctctgtatgcaacaCGGGATAAGTCTAACAATCCTAGACCATGGGCCGTCAAACTGAGTTCCATGGGACCTCTGTGTTTCGCGGACTGCTTCGCTATGTTCCGCTAGCAAGCCAACATCTCCACCAGAACTTGTGTCGCTTCTCTTAGTACAGTAGAACTGCATTAGAGTGCACCTGGCGGTGACGCGAAAGAAGTACGTACAAAGTGGTCCTATGGCATAACCGAAAATCACACAAAAGTGCCTTCCTGCCGACCGATGGATGGGAAACACTGTTCAAGAGACTATTTACGAAATCTGCACAGTCCTAACCCCTTTATTTCATTGGGACTGGCGGAAATCTGTTAGTTCCGCTTGCCTGTGGCTTCCTCCCTTTCCCAGTTTATGAAGTGCACGGCTTCCTTTGGCTAGGAATTGTAGGGGAGGAGGTTCAAGGCGGTCCTTGTGTTCTTGCAGTTCCCGCACGACCTCGCACTTTGGAAAGAGTAATGCTCGGCTGTACCAGAAGCACCGAAGCTATCATGTGATAACTGGCCACGTGCTTTATACCATGACTCACAGTCTCTAACCTGTAAGCAACCAAAATGGTGGCTGGTACGGCAGGACAACGTGAGAACACTAAAGAAAACAGAACCGGACAATTTGAAAACTTGTGTTTTAGGCTACAACACGCTAAAACCCATTTTTTATCCCCGATTTGCATAATTGTCACTAGGGCGAAAACCCGAAAAGCCCCCAAAACGAACTTCGCAAAGTGCCACTTCAGCCAGCAACACAGGCACTGCAGAATGCTAGTATGTATTGTACATTCAACGCAACTGTTCTGCATCTTGTGTGCATAAAAAAATTGCCCTTTTTTATTTTCGACCcaaaaatctgcttttccaccTGGTACTCTATCTCCCGGTTTTACCCTGTTTTGCGGCCCCTGCAGTGAAACCCGATTCTTACCCTCCGATTTTCAAAAAatgtaaaacccgaaaacacacaAGGCCTACAGGGCATATGATGGTagggaaaaaaaatatacaGATATGACTTCCGACAGTTGTCTGAGAGTCATACTCGGACAACTGTTAGAGCATCATGTGTGCTGAGCACAGAAAAGCGACATTGCTGGAGGGCCCTAGAGGGCCCTCCTGAATTCACAGGTGCTTGCTGCCTCTTTGACCCTCCATGTTTGAGAGTCATTTGGCCAACATCTGTCACAGAGATGCTTTTGTCTTTTGACCTGATAATAAATTCAGTGTTCATCAAAGACATGTAAGTGGTGCAGCTAACACTGTTACTGCATAATGTGCATTCACTGCGTGCTGTCACTGTTAATGCATAATGTTTTTTGATCATTAGAGCATTTCAGTCTTCACTTCCCATGTCACGGTGCATCGGGCGCAGCACACAGGGTTGTAAACTGCTTGTGGGAATACAAAAATTCCACTTTTAAACATACACACGTTTGCATTATATGTGGATAACTACGGTATGTCATCTCTACAGCCTCACTGCGGGGTGTCTACctacctggaaaacagggaattatcggggaattttgatgcgactgggaaaagtcaggggattgtcagggaatttgccaaaaaggCAACTGAAGTCAgagaaaatcgcagacaagtacCGTCACGATGTGCAGTGAATTGCGAGCGCTAATGAGCTAATAGCTGCTAATGAGCTAAGAGTGCTAATGAGCCACGCCGCAGCAATGTTGCTGCGAGTAACAGTTTGCCAATACGACAAAttcagaggcagaaaagtagggcagtcTTACTAATTtctcaataaatgatctgtttagtagggatctgtatcaaaacgtagcagCAGAAACCaggttcccttttgttttggtcagggaattcgcttgcaatagtcggtgaaaacctggaaaagtcggggaatttgaaggctacagTTTAGTAGACACCCTGCACTGGCTGTCTTTGCCTGGAGGTTGAATCTGGAAGGTCCTCTCTGTTACAGGTTGAACGGTACTATCAGCGGGCTTTAGATATCTATGAAAGGACACTGGGGCCAGACGATCCTAATGTGGCGAAGACCAAAAACAACCTTGCCTCTGCCTACCTCAAGCAGGGAAAATACAAGGAGGCTGAAGTGCTGTACAAGCAGGTAAGTGACTGACATCATTTGTCTgccacatgtttacaattttgAGCACCCTTCAAGTACGTAAACAGCCTATTGCCCAGAAAAGCCTGCTTCACAGTGTTCTCTTGGAAAATTATTTGCATGGAGGAATGCAGGATTGGTTTTTGTGAGACGTGATTGCACTTTCATTGCCGTGATAATCGCCAGGCATTCATTACATCAAGAAACATTGAACAGTTCATTAAGAAATGCACATTGAAATTATGCTTGATGTTTTTGCTTATGGCTGCTGTTTAGAAATTTAAGTACAGTTGCCGACCAGACTACAGACTACGAAAATTTGGACATTCCAATTTTTTAGGCAAAACTGCTGGAACTGTCAAACCCCCATGGAACCAATGTATTTGTGCGTCCAATAATTTGGACCGTTTCTCAGAAGATTGGCTTCATTATTAGTACTCATCTCGCTTCAAAcctgcatgtttttttttttttttaatttgccagCTCCCGAGTGCCAGAAATATAGTAGAGAAAAATGAACTCCTGCGCCCAGTGTTTCTCATTCAGCATGTATGTCATGAAGGACTGAGGTCATTCGCCATTCCTGACATGACACATGTGTAGAAGCGCAGTTCACACGTGCGGAAAGGCGAAGCTTATTTGCGTGTGACCGAAACCAAACGCTTCGCTTCACACACGTTGCGAGAACTTATCTTTCAATACGCGTGTCTTCGACTACAAGTATATTTGAGTATTGGAGGTACTGAAAATGCCGATCTGAACTTCAAGTGAGAATGTTGATAATGTTACTACGatagacataaaaaaaaaggtaaaaatgAAGGCTGCAACGAGGATGTCGTTGATGCACCTGCCGTCCGCAGGGGCAATCCTTGCTGTAGTGACTACACTGAGCATGCACTCGTTAAAATCCACCGCGATACGTTGTTGCGTGTTCGTGTAGTGAAGCAGAATGTTCTGAGTAAATGCTTCGGAAATAAATCGGATTTACCGTATTTGCACGATTGTAACGCGCAGGTGAATTTAGTGAGCAAAATCACCACAAAATGTTAGATGGCAACTGTGCGGGTATGAAACTCTAGGCCAAACACTTTTTTATGACTAGAACAAAGTACTTTATGACTAGAACCATGCAACACACTCTTCATTCGACTTCACTGTCCGAAAGTTCCTTGTCTCTATTAACTGACCACAGGCAATCGTCCTCGCTGCCGTCCAGGGAGTTCGAAATTCCGCACTTTTTGAATGAACGGGTCACCATCGACTGTGGGAGAGCTTTCTAGGCCCCGTGCACCCAGTCGATAAGTTCAccaagtgttgtcttcttcagACGTCCGGCCGAAGTCAGTGAATGTTCGTCGGAAACAAGCCAGTCGTTATAGGCAGTGCGCACATGGTCCTTCATTGGCTTGTTCAAGCACACAGTGTTCGAGCAACTGCAGTTGCAAGGTCATCCCTCCAGGGATAATTACCGTTGTTTGTTTCCGGGACGCCGAAGACACGCGATGCCGCTCGGTTTCCATCTTGCTCTGCTGATAGAATCACCTTCCGCTTCAACGACACTTCATGATACAGTCTTCGCTGTATTGTGCAAACAAGTCATAAACCGGCAATACAACGTGCGAAAATCCGTCACACACGACGGGACGTCCGTAAAAAACATATGGTGTGGGCCACGTGACTCGCGATGTCAATGCCAATGTGATCGGGCCGCCTCATACAGAGTTCCGTGTTTTTCTTACAACACGCCCCCGATTGTAACGCGCATGCAATTTTGAGTACCAATTTCCCCGGAAAAAGGTGCGCGTTAGAATCGTGCAAATACGGTATGCCATTCACTAAAAATTTGGACTGATTTCGTGGCTCCTAGAAGTCGGAAAAATTGGTCAGCGACTGTATTCCCCCAAAACACATCAATAGAAGCTCAGACACTGCTATCTGGGGCAGTCATGGTGAATAGTGTAACACAGAAGtttatttcttttattaataGCTGTACCTGCTCACTTACTTTTGTGCTTAGTAGCTGTACAGGGCCAGATCTCTGTTTGACATGAAGGCATGAAGACACAgggcatttttttttatcctttacagattttttattaaaaatctatgAGAACAGGGTAGGCAGgtatttttgcagttgagttatacggacGGACGGACATGCTCAAAGAAAGCATGTAACTACCAAATCATTAATgacataaaattcattaattaactattTATTTAGGGGATGTTGAGCAAAAGCGACGTAGCAGAATCAGAATCAGAAGCAGGCAATCCTTGTTGAAagccattttttttaaagcctTTTTTATAAAacttctgtaaaggataaaaaaattACCGGTATATACATCTTTTTTAAATTGCTTAAGGAGCCCATCCTAAACATCAAGATATGGTGATAACAAaagtacagctcccgtcaaccttaataataacactggaaaaagtacggtctcgttcccgagcgcgctTACAGCAAACCttggggccatgaggaaatcttaattgaacaaaattattgtgCTGGTTTAACGCAaagattttgttcacttaacattcccccagtgcctcTAGGGCGGCTGCTATCGCGCTcggaattttttatttttttttagtgttATTATTAACGTTGACAGGAGCTGTACAACCTGTGCTCCGTGCGTAAATTATCGTAAATCCTACTTGAGCAGTGACTGACTGATTTGTCGTGCTTTAAAGGTGCTGACACGTGCTCATGAACGTGAGTTTGGCAGCATTGGTGGTGAGAACAAACCCATCTGGCAATTGGCTGAGGAGAGAGAAGAGAATAAGAACAGGCAGAGGGAGAACGCTCCCTATGGGGAGTACGGTGGGTGGCACAAGGCTGCAAAGGTGGACAGGTGGGTGTGGAATGGAAGCTCCTGTGCAAAAACGTTTTGTTAAAACTACGCACATATAGTTACAGTTGTGTGAGTTTACTGCATGTATTAGAGCAGAAGTTTTCAAGAAGTAATACAGCAGTGTCTGGATTATACGAACCTCTCGGGGGATCACGGAAAATATTCGTATAATCCGAAGTTCGCATGATCAGAAACAAAGTAGATGAGTAAACCAAAGTTCAGGAGATGCATACTTGCTATGTACCATATTTACTTGTGTACAAGACGCACAATTTTTACCCCCAAAAAATTGCGCCATCGAGGGGTCCTTCTTGTTGACTGCGTGATTACAGCGTGATACGCTGGCTGGCGCTGCACGAAGCAATCTGGCTGTGGTACTAAAGTCTAGGTGCATTTAATGTGCTGGAAAGAAAATACCAGCATTTCGGCGCTCAAGGTAGGTTTAATACACGAGTGTTTGAACTTATTGTTGTCTCTCACGCAAGATCGATCTGTTGAAACTCGTGAGGCACCTAAAATCACACGCATGCTGTTTAGTCAGAGACGAATGAGAAGCGCCGCAGCCGAGTGGCTGAGTGCTGCATTGCTTCCGGTGCAGGCGTGGGAGGTGTGCACAGCATCTTGCTCTTTGTATCATGTAGCATTTGTCGTATAGGCAAGAAACTGCATAGTTTCACTGTGCTGTCATGCCTGACGTCACGCGTGAAACCATCATTCTCGACGGTAAAGCGTGGTTTCGAACGGCGTCATTCGTTGGCGCAGTAAAACCACGATCCTCGTCGATGTTGTACGGCTGTGTTCATCACACGTGATTGTTTCCGCGACGTTCGTGTTCAGCGCTTCTTACATTTCATGGCGATAATCTGCACGCGCGCCTCAAAACTTTGTCGCACCTATGCACGAGAGTCTCAAGCAAAATCGCTCCATGCGGGTTGGTCTTAAGGCTGTAtgcgtcttgctatcatctgtaacaacagttagTGCAATTTCAAATGACTTTGTATAGCTTAATTGTAGTCTTAGTTGGCACTTTTAACATTGGCGGTCGCACAGCGCCGGAGTTGGAGAAACTATCTCAAAATATTGTCACGTCCTACTCCTTGATTATTAAACGATGAATAGATTATATTAAAACGCATTCGAGACTTGGGTTTTGGCTGTGCATGCAGTGGCACAGtgaacagcggtgttcagctCAACGCCAACAAAATGTCGATATTTAACCGGAATTTCACCAAACTGTAGGCCTCACACGAACGTTCAGATTTCGTTGGCAATCCACTAAAGCCACGACTGTGCTGACGATGCATGAAGTGTACGGCAGTTTCGCGTTTCGCTGAGGTGGACTTTAAAATGGCGGTTGCACACAACTGTGTGCTAGTTTCGGTTCCGGTTACCGAACGTGTAGCGACGCATTCTCAGATAAGCGTACCTCGAAAGTTCTGCGCGTCGCTTTACAGCTCTTCTACAAAACATGTTCCTCACTGTTACCGCAAGGTACAAATTCCAGCGCGCAGTCCGCAACAGCTTTGTAATGAGCCGCTATGATATTCGAAAAAAATCGAATATTTGAACTTTTACGAATATTTGAAAACTTCTAATATCaatttttcgaatacgaatTGAGTATTGCAAATATTCAATTTGTATTCCAAATTtcgaatacagtcaaactcctttatagcgaatacctttttaacgaaaataccactacagcaaatttttttgcggtcccgctggagccctataggtccaataatggacatcctttttaacgaaaatacctttactgcaaattttttttgctgtcccctgagtttcgttgtaaagaagtttgactgtattcgcacacctctactcTTTAGCAAATGTGATGTCCCATCTTGTGGCATCTTGTGTAAAGCACGGtattctctcttttctttttcgtgtttttcaatATTTTTTATATAGTTAAGAATCAATCTCCTCAAGTGCTTTCAAAAGTAGCCTTGTGTGTACATACTGGGTCTCACCCGAGCTCGCTTATGTCTGTCGAGGGGTCAAGTAGTACATCTTCTGGC contains:
- the LOC135396752 gene encoding kinesin light chain-like isoform X5; translated protein: MSQALKAYRLKKIETIGKMTAMSQEDIVSNTKTVIQGLEALRNEHNAILSGLLSSVQAVQQQQDQNDQQSSKGGLVVEEKANIVHKSLEALELGLGEAQVMVALASHLQAVEAEKQKLRAQVRRLCQENAWLRDELANTQQKLQASEQTVAQLEEDNKQLSFMNSLKKYDDLSASSTSMTSSTIGVDDGSKSSLGGGDKRSEGSSAEPPLDLGFPDDEEGPQDALSPNPNPGAAAAAAAGAGGYEIPARLRTLHNLVIQYASQGRYEVAVPLCKQALEDLEKTSGHDHPDVATMLNILALVYRDQNKYKEAANLLNDALEIREKTLGESHPAVAATLNNLAVLYGKRGKYRDAEPLCKRALDIRERVLGRDHPDVAKQLNNLALLCQNQGKYEEVERYYQRALDIYERTLGPDDPNVAKTKNNLASAYLKQGKYKEAEVLYKQVLTRAHEREFGSIGGENKPIWQLAEEREENKNRQRENAPYGEYGGWHKAAKVDSPTVATTLKNLGALYRRQGKYEAAETLEDCALRARKEALEQRHGKSIQYLDFTMKDKRGKSGSRRGSRESLDSVAYETQHAADENETC